In Flavobacterium piscisymbiosum, the sequence ATGAAGAGTAATTTTAAAAGAAATTTGTTAATCAGTTCATTAGTGTCATTATTGGTGCTAATGGTCAGTTCCACGGCCTCATTTCTTAGTATAAAAAGCTTGTTAGACAGTAATTCCTGGGTAAACCATACTCAAGAGGTTATTTATAATCTTAACGAAGGTTCGGCTATAATTACTGAGGCGCAAACCAGTATGCGTGGCTATTTGATTGCGGGCGACGAACAATTTGTAGACCGATACAATGATGCTGAGGCAAAATCTAAAGTTTTTTTCGACAAGGTTGCAGAACTTACAGTTGATAATCCGTCGCAACAAATGCAGTTAAAGGAGCTAAAAGAGCTGCGAGAAAACTTTTTTAAGTACTTGAACAATCAAATTGTAAAAAAACGTCTCGGGAAAAACTCTGCTACATTTGATCTTACCGAAGGTCGAAATATGATGAGTGATTTACGAGCGCAAATAAAAACGGTCGAAAGTACAGAACAAAACCTTTTAAAAGTACGCAACGAAAACTCAGAGCGTTATGGTACTTACAGCATTGTCCTGATTATCGTTGCTTTTATAATTGCTTTCTTTATTTCGATTGTCTTTTTGATCAGAATTTTGAAAGATTTCAACGAACGTGCTTTACTTCAAAATGAATTAGAGAAAAAAGACCGTGAAACTGCGCAAAGAATCGAAGCGATCAGTTCTATTGCGAGTAATATTTCAAATGGAAATTATGATATCAGGGTAGATGATAACAAGGCCGATGCTTTAGGAAGTGTGGGAGAATCTCTAAATAGTATGGGAGTTTCCTTAAAAAGCTCTTTCGATTTATTATCTCAAAAAGAATGGCTTCAAACCGGTATTGCAAATCTTAATAATGTAATGCTGGGCGATAAACCAATGCAAAAATTAGCCAAAGATGTGATCGAATTTGTGTGCCAATATACCAATAGCAGCGCGGGAGTTTTGTACATTTTAGAAGATAATGAACTTTTTGTTGCCGGTGGTTATAGCTACATTCCAAGCAAAAATCGTGAGCGCATGCAAAAAGGGGAAGGATTGATTGGTCAGGCCATTATTTCAGGAAAAATTCTGGAACTAAAAGCTTTATCTCCAGATGATATTCAGATAAATTATGCTTTAGGGCAAATAAAACCAACACATATTGTAGCCGTTCCGTTATTGGATACCAGAATCGAAGGTGCAATAGAATTGGCGAGTATTTACGGATTTTCGGATCTGCATTTAGAATTTCTAAAAAGTGTTTCTAATAATATAGGAATTGCCATTAAATCGACTCAAAACAGAAAACGAGTGATGGAATTGCTGGAAGAAACCAAATCTCAGTCAGAAGAACTTCAGGTGCAGCACAGCGAACTTGAAGCTATTAATGCCGAATTGGAAGCGCAAACAGAAAAACTTCAGGCTTCTGAAGAAGAGTTGCGTGTACAGCAGGAAGAATTAGAGCAAACGAACGAAGAATTGTCTGAAAGAAGTGTTTTACTGGAAGAAAAAAATAATGAAATCCAGAAAAAATCTGAAGCTTTAGAACTTACAACTCGTTATAAATCAGAGTTTTTGGCGAATATGTCGCACGAATTAAGAACACCTTTAAACTCTATTTTGCTTTTAAGCCGTTTGTTATCTGAAAATAATAACAAAAGCATGGTCGAAGAAGAAATTGAGTTTGCCAAAGTAATCCAGAGTTCAGGAAATAGTTTGTTAGGATTGATTGATGAAATTCTTGATTTGTCTAAAATTGAAGCCGGTAAAATGGAGCTTGAATTCCTGGATGTTTCGACCAAAGAAATCACAGATACTTTATGGAATTTATTTAATCTGGTAGCGAAAGAAAAAGGAATTGAATTTGAAATTCTTGCAAAAGACGCTCCGGTTGTCATTAAAACAGACAAAATGCGTTTAGAACAAATTCTTAAAAATTTGATTTCAAACGCCATTAAATTTACCGAAAAAGGAAAAGTAACTTTAGAAATTAAAATTAATACAGACGATGACAAAATTATTTGTTTCATCGTAAAAGATACCGGAATTGGAATCCCGTTAGAGAAACAGCCTTTAATTTTCGAAGCGTTTCAGCAAGCCGATGGTTCTACCAAACGTAAATACGGAGGAACTGGTTTAGGATTGTCGATTAGCCGTGAATTGGCGAAACTGCTTCGCGGAGAAATTATATTGCATAGTAAGGAGAATGAAGGAAGTTCGTTTACTTTATGTTTACCGGTTTTTGGATCTGCAATTCATAAAATTAATGTAGAGAAAATTCCGCCAACAGAATTTACAGAATTAGAAGCAGAGGAAAAACCACCTGTAAAAAACAAATATTTAAGTGCCTTTATTCCGGATGAAATCGAAGACGACAGAGATTCAATTGTTCCTGGAGATAAAGTAATTCTGGTTGTAGAAGATGATATTAATTTTGCTAAATCGCTTTTGACATTTACCCGAAAAAAAGGATACAAAGGAGTAGTTTCTGTACGTGGAGATTATGCTTTAAACTTTGCCTTGCTTTATAATCCGGTTGGTGTTTTATTAGATATAGAATTGCCGATAAAAAGTGGTTGGGAAGTTTTAGAAGAATTAAAAAATCATTCAGCTACCAAACATATTCCGGTTCATATTATGTCATCGCACAAATTAAAACAGGAAAGTTTACTAAAAGGAGCAGTAGATTTCTTAGACAAACCGGTGGCTTTCGAGAAAATTCCGGATGTATTTTTACGAATCGAACATATCATAAATAAAGAAGCGCAAAAAGTTTTGATTATAGAAGATAATCCAAAACATGCAAAAGCTTTGGCTTATTTCCTGGAAACGTATAATATTAACTCAGAAATAAAAAGCGAAGTTTCGCAAGGATTAGAAGCTTTGAATAAAACCGAAGTAGATTGTGTGATTCTTGATATGGGAATTCCGGACAAACATGCGTATCAAATTCTTGATGGCGTTAAGAAATCTCCGGGATTAGAAAACCTTCCGGTAATTGTATTTACAGGAAAAAGTTTATCGATGAAAGAAGAAGTAAAAATTAAAAAATACGCCGATTCGATTATTGTAAAAACGGCGCATTCTTACCAAAGAATGTTAGACGAAGTTTCGCTTTTTTTACATTTAGTTGAAGATAAAAAAGACCCAAAAGACAAAAAAGAAAGCCATAAAAAGCTAAATTTACTAAATAATATCCTGCACGATAAAAAGGTATTAATTGTAGATGACGATGTTCGTAATATTTATTCGTTGACAAAAGCATTAGAAGTTTTTAAAATGAATGTAATTACAGCCTTTGATGGTAAAGAAGCCATCAAAATTTTGGAAGAACACACAGATACTGATATTGTTTTACTGGATATGATGATGCCTAACATGGACGGTTACGAAACGGCCGAAAAAATTCGCAGCATGCCTAAATTCCTTAATTTACCACTTATTGCCGTTACAGCAAAAGCAATGACAGGAGACAGGGAAAAATGTATCAAAGCAGGCGCATCAGATTATATTACCAAACCGGTCGATATTGATCAGTTGCTTTCGTTATTGCGAGTGTGGCTGTATGATAAGATATAAATAGATTACAAAGAAAAAGTTAGCCAAAGATTAAAATAATTCAGGCAGATTATTTGATGCTAATTTCACGCAGATTTAAAAAGATTCAAGCAGATTTGCACAGATTAATTTAATAAAAATCTAAAATTAAATCTGCTTTAATCTGTAAAATCTGCGTGAAACAAAAATGTTTTAATCTTTGAAATAAAAAACTTAAAAAAATAATTCGTTACAAAAAAAATAAACCAAATAAAAAGTGGACGAAATGAATAAAAAAAGACTCTTAATTATTGATGATGATTCTAGAAATATTTTTGCTTTAGAACACACTTTACGTGCAAAATCATTCGATTGTTTGTCTTGTTTAAGTGCCGAAGAGGCATTGAAATTATTGAGTACTGATGAACAAATTGATGCTGTCCTGATCGATATGATGATGCCCGAAATGGATGGCTATGATGCTATTCCGTTGATAAAAGCATTGCCTAACAGGCGATCAACTTATGTTGTTGCGGTAACAGCGCAGGCGATGACGGGAGATAAAGAAAAATGTCTTGAGGCTGGGGCAGATGCCTATATTTCAAAACCTGTTGATGTAGATAAATTACTGCTTATTTTGAGCAAAATGTGAAGGAAGTATGATTGAGGATATCGAATTAGAAACGCTTATTAATGATGTTTATGAATATTATGGTTTTGATTTTGGAAGCTACTCAAGAGCTTCATTAAAAAGACGGGTAAACAGGCTATTTCATTTAGACGGATTTACTCATTTTCATGAATTTCTTTCAAGAGTTCGTTATGACCCTGAATATTATAAAAGGATGGTCGACGAAATCACGGTTAATGTAACCGAGATGTTTCGTGACCCTGCTTTTTATGCCGTGCTTAGAAATGAAATATTGCCATTATTAGGCACCAAACCTTTTATCAGATTATGGCATGCAGGATGTTCTACAGGCGAAGAAGTCTATTCGATGGCCATTATGCTCAAAGAAGCCGGTTTATTGCACAAATCCTTAATTTATGCAACAGATATTAATGCCACGGTTTTAGAAACGGCCAAAAAAGGAATTTTTCCTTTACGAATGATGAAAGAATACTCGGAAAACTATCGTGATGCAGGCGGACAAGAAGATTTTTCGAATTACTATATTGCCAATTACGGCATTGCCAAGTTTAATGAAGAACTGGCCGAAAAGATGGTTTTCTCACAACATAATTTAGTTTCAGATACTTCATTTAACGAATTTGATATCATATTATGTCGTAATGTTTTAATTTATTTTGACAACGATCTTCAAAAAAGGGTCATTAATTTATTCGATGAAAGTCTGGCCGTTTTAGGTTTCTTAGCTTTAGGTACAAAAGAAACTATAAAATATTCTATATCAATGAGTAAATACAAACAGCTGGACAAAGAGAAAATATGGAGGAAGATAAAATAATATCAAATTGTAAAGTAGTAATTATAGGAGGATCTGCTGGGAGTTTAAATGCCTTAATGCAAATTTTACCTGAGTTGCCAGAATTAAAAGATTTTGCGATCGTAATTGTTTTGCATCGCAAAAGTACCGATGATCAGACATTAGAAGAACTTATTGCGCTCAAGGCAAGTATAACAGTAAAACCAGTCGAGGACAAAGTGCCTCTTTTACCAGGTTTTATTTATGTTGCGCCTTCTAATTATCATTTATTATTCGAAAAAAACGAGACACTTTCGTTAGATATTTCAGAGAAAATCAATTATAGCCGTCCCAGTATCGATGTTTCTTTTGAATCTGCGGCAGAAATTTACGGATCTTCTCTGGTAGGAATTTTGTTATCAGGCTCGAATACAGATGGAACTCAGGGATTAAAAGCGATTCAGGCAGCAAAAGGAACCGTTGTGGTACAAAACCCAACCGTGGCCGAGATGCCTTTTATGCCTCATAATGCGATTTTAAATACAACACCGGATTTTGTGCTTACGAATCAGGAAATCCTTCGATTAATAACTTTAATAAATAGTCCGCAGGATTAATTTTTAGGCTTCGTTTTTTCCTCATCTTCAGGAAGAACCACTTTATTCAGTTCCGCTTCTTTTTCGGCCCTTCTTTGCGCTGCTTTTCCTTTACCTATTGGTATTCCAGCCGTTAGATACAAAGATCTGTTGTACACATTAGGTCCGTCACCTTTCATTACAGGAACAAGGCCATAATAGTATTGCACCGTAACGTTTAAGCCGTTACCTACATTCATATGATAACCTGCACCAAATGCCACACCAGCATCAAGAACCCGTATCTGATCGCGGATATTCTTTTTGTAGATCACATCATCCTTATCAACTTCTTGTTTAAATTCATCAAAAGCTTTAGCCAATAAACCAAACTGAGGTCCGGTTTTAAGATATATTCTATTTTTAAACTGATACTTAATTAAAATAGGAACATTAAAATACCTGATTTCCCGATTCACACTTCCGCCCGCAAAAGTATTATCCAGATTCACATCGTTCAACGAGTAAACCGGAATTGAGTGCGCACCCATAGGCGATTTTACAATTACTCCCGTATTGATCATCCAGGCAGGATTTTGTTTAGATCGAATGTCAAAATAAAAACCAAGATTAAAACCCGCATTAGTTCCCGAAGATTCAAGACCCGAAATATCAGAAAAATTCACGCCGCCTTCGAGTCCAAATTCCAGGAAAGGAGAATTTAATTTATCTCCAAAAATCAAGGAAATTAAAACTTGCGAATGTGCAGATGTAACGCTAAAGAAAACGATAAGAAGTAATAAACCTTTTTTCATATAATTGGGTTTAAAGTCCAAAACGATACTGAAGACCACCTAAAACCTGTGTACGGGTTCCTAAAAAACCAGCTTCTACACGAAACATAATATGTTTGTTGTACTGAAATTGAGATCCTACAATAAAATTCCACATATCCTTTGGCGCTTTATGCAAAGAATATTGTACTGTGGATGATTCGGCAGTACTCAAAGCTCCATCAAGAGTATTTAAAAAATTCCCTGCTGATTGTAATGCCCTGTTCGCCGTATCGTGCTTGGCAATATTTGCCGGATTTTTTTGCTGAGTTGCCGTCAATCCGTCCCACCAGGTATCCACTTTTGATTGGTTTTCAGATACTTTTGTCAAGCCGTCATCTACTTTTTGCTGAGCACCATCCAGATTTAAAACATCAGATAAAGCAATATTTCCCTGAGTATTTCCTTCAATATGAACTCTAAAACCACCTACCCAAACCGCAATATTTCTTTCGGGTTTACGAAGTTTAAAAGTTTTCCCCAGCCTTGGCCCAAAAATATAAGAAAAAGCAGGTTTGTCCAGTGCACTAACATCGCTCCAGGACATATTCATATCCAGAGCCAGCCAACCACCGCCAATACCAATAGTTGGGGTTAACCCCAATCCAAATGTGGTAGCGCTAAAATTGGCTTTGGTATTAAAACTCGCTACTTGCGACCAGTTATTATCCGCATCAGGAATCCATATTCCCGCGTTTATTTTAGTAGTTGGATTTGATTTTCCAAAAATTCCGTAGACATTTAAAAACGGAAGCAGCCAGATATCAGGTCTAATGGTAAGGGCGCCAACTTCGACAGAAGATTTATCAAAACGAACAATTTCGTCTAAATTATATAAAGGACCATTATTAAAACCTACCTGTAAGTCTGTAATGTTGATTTCAGAATCCTGCCAAAAGTAATTTATCGAAAGTCCGGCAGAATAGGGTAGATTGTATCCTTTTTGTGCTACTTTTTCTCCCCAAATAGGTAGGGCATAAGGATATTTTACAGTAGAGAGACTGTCTTTTAGTTCCTGATTTTTTTCTCCTACGATTTTATCGGTGTAGACTTGTCCAAAAATTTGTATGCTAAAGAATAATAAAAAGGCTAATAGTAGTGTATTATATTTCATTGATTTCGGTTTTATAAATGTTAATTAATAGAACTGCGTAAAATAAATAGGTACTAATGTATTCTTGAGGGATTTTGGCTTATCTTTTTGTATTATAGGCGAATAAGGAATTAGGTTCTAAAGAGATGAACTTAATTTATATGTTAATTATTGTTAAAGTTAAATAAATTTTCTTACCGATTACAATATTTTTTAAGAAAGGGAGATTTTTTTTTGAATGAATTTTCAGAAAGTTTATCTTTTTTACAAACATCATTTTCAAATATTTAGATTTTTATAATAGAAATAAATGTTACTTTTGTGTTGTGAAATGGATAACAATCATATTGTCGATTTATTTAATGGCGCTTTCCAATATGCCTTGTGCAGATATGGAGGTAAATAGTGCTGCTCATAAAACCGCACAATTTTCATCAGAAGCAAATCATACCCATGATAAAGACAATGATTTATGTTCTCCTTTTTGCGCTTGTAACTGTTGTGGTGCGCAGGTTTTAAGTTATCAGACTGCTGTAATTTTTGAATTTCCTGTACAGCATACTATCATTTCGATACCATTACCCAACTACAATTCGGTTTTTGCTTCCAATTTCTACGGAAGTATTTGGCAACCCCCACAAATAGCATAATGATTGCCTGATTAAGTTCAGGTTAGAGAGTTGTGGATTTTCCACAGAAGTAATAGACAAAACTTTGTCTAATTTCTCACGTCATTATACCCTTAAAATGTTAGATAAAATTATACAATTCAGTATAAAGAATAAGTTCGTTATACTGCTATTTACCCTTGTATTAATAGCTTGGGGAAGCTATTCGCTCAAACACTTACCACTGGATGCTTTGCCTGATATTACCAATAATCAGGTACAAATCATCACAACGGCGCCTACTTTGGCCAGTCAGGAAGTCGAACAATTAATCACTTATCCGCTCGAGCAAGCCGTGAAAACAGTTCCGGATATTATAG encodes:
- a CDS encoding response regulator, which produces MKSNFKRNLLISSLVSLLVLMVSSTASFLSIKSLLDSNSWVNHTQEVIYNLNEGSAIITEAQTSMRGYLIAGDEQFVDRYNDAEAKSKVFFDKVAELTVDNPSQQMQLKELKELRENFFKYLNNQIVKKRLGKNSATFDLTEGRNMMSDLRAQIKTVESTEQNLLKVRNENSERYGTYSIVLIIVAFIIAFFISIVFLIRILKDFNERALLQNELEKKDRETAQRIEAISSIASNISNGNYDIRVDDNKADALGSVGESLNSMGVSLKSSFDLLSQKEWLQTGIANLNNVMLGDKPMQKLAKDVIEFVCQYTNSSAGVLYILEDNELFVAGGYSYIPSKNRERMQKGEGLIGQAIISGKILELKALSPDDIQINYALGQIKPTHIVAVPLLDTRIEGAIELASIYGFSDLHLEFLKSVSNNIGIAIKSTQNRKRVMELLEETKSQSEELQVQHSELEAINAELEAQTEKLQASEEELRVQQEELEQTNEELSERSVLLEEKNNEIQKKSEALELTTRYKSEFLANMSHELRTPLNSILLLSRLLSENNNKSMVEEEIEFAKVIQSSGNSLLGLIDEILDLSKIEAGKMELEFLDVSTKEITDTLWNLFNLVAKEKGIEFEILAKDAPVVIKTDKMRLEQILKNLISNAIKFTEKGKVTLEIKINTDDDKIICFIVKDTGIGIPLEKQPLIFEAFQQADGSTKRKYGGTGLGLSISRELAKLLRGEIILHSKENEGSSFTLCLPVFGSAIHKINVEKIPPTEFTELEAEEKPPVKNKYLSAFIPDEIEDDRDSIVPGDKVILVVEDDINFAKSLLTFTRKKGYKGVVSVRGDYALNFALLYNPVGVLLDIELPIKSGWEVLEELKNHSATKHIPVHIMSSHKLKQESLLKGAVDFLDKPVAFEKIPDVFLRIEHIINKEAQKVLIIEDNPKHAKALAYFLETYNINSEIKSEVSQGLEALNKTEVDCVILDMGIPDKHAYQILDGVKKSPGLENLPVIVFTGKSLSMKEEVKIKKYADSIIVKTAHSYQRMLDEVSLFLHLVEDKKDPKDKKESHKKLNLLNNILHDKKVLIVDDDVRNIYSLTKALEVFKMNVITAFDGKEAIKILEEHTDTDIVLLDMMMPNMDGYETAEKIRSMPKFLNLPLIAVTAKAMTGDREKCIKAGASDYITKPVDIDQLLSLLRVWLYDKI
- a CDS encoding response regulator, producing MNKKRLLIIDDDSRNIFALEHTLRAKSFDCLSCLSAEEALKLLSTDEQIDAVLIDMMMPEMDGYDAIPLIKALPNRRSTYVVAVTAQAMTGDKEKCLEAGADAYISKPVDVDKLLLILSKM
- a CDS encoding CheR family methyltransferase, which codes for MIEDIELETLINDVYEYYGFDFGSYSRASLKRRVNRLFHLDGFTHFHEFLSRVRYDPEYYKRMVDEITVNVTEMFRDPAFYAVLRNEILPLLGTKPFIRLWHAGCSTGEEVYSMAIMLKEAGLLHKSLIYATDINATVLETAKKGIFPLRMMKEYSENYRDAGGQEDFSNYYIANYGIAKFNEELAEKMVFSQHNLVSDTSFNEFDIILCRNVLIYFDNDLQKRVINLFDESLAVLGFLALGTKETIKYSISMSKYKQLDKEKIWRKIK
- a CDS encoding chemotaxis protein CheB produces the protein MEEDKIISNCKVVIIGGSAGSLNALMQILPELPELKDFAIVIVLHRKSTDDQTLEELIALKASITVKPVEDKVPLLPGFIYVAPSNYHLLFEKNETLSLDISEKINYSRPSIDVSFESAAEIYGSSLVGILLSGSNTDGTQGLKAIQAAKGTVVVQNPTVAEMPFMPHNAILNTTPDFVLTNQEILRLITLINSPQD
- a CDS encoding porin family protein, which codes for MKKGLLLLIVFFSVTSAHSQVLISLIFGDKLNSPFLEFGLEGGVNFSDISGLESSGTNAGFNLGFYFDIRSKQNPAWMINTGVIVKSPMGAHSIPVYSLNDVNLDNTFAGGSVNREIRYFNVPILIKYQFKNRIYLKTGPQFGLLAKAFDEFKQEVDKDDVIYKKNIRDQIRVLDAGVAFGAGYHMNVGNGLNVTVQYYYGLVPVMKGDGPNVYNRSLYLTAGIPIGKGKAAQRRAEKEAELNKVVLPEDEEKTKPKN
- a CDS encoding DUF6660 family protein, whose amino-acid sequence is MKWITIILSIYLMALSNMPCADMEVNSAAHKTAQFSSEANHTHDKDNDLCSPFCACNCCGAQVLSYQTAVIFEFPVQHTIISIPLPNYNSVFASNFYGSIWQPPQIA